In the genome of Ziziphus jujuba cultivar Dongzao chromosome 10, ASM3175591v1, the window TTTGaattgaaaatcatatttttcagattatgtattaattttatttttttactctgTCTCAATTTGTATCATAAATCCTAGGTACTTAAAAGTTACAATCTTTCTCCGAACTAGTCTACAATTTATGGTCATACTTCcccatacaaaaacaaaaaacaaagatgaaaaaagaTGAAATGAAAAGTTAACAAAGACTAGCGGTTTATTACACATAAAGCATTAAAATTTTAGCGATTTATTACATATTGTACAAGAAATTACAACCTAGTTCTATACAACTAAGTTACAGAACAAACaagttttttatttccttttattcttataaagattgatttaaccaaaaataaacTTTTGGAACTTATAGTAAACTTTAAAAAGATTCCCACCAGCTTGCAGACAATGTTACTTAGTTTGGAGTTTACATCAGCAGATAATTTACCCAACTAAATATGTTGTTgcttgttaaatatttaatcgAGCTGCCGAAAAATCAATATCAAATATGTTGCTTTTACTTCGAAGGACTTGATAATCCAAGAATATGTTGTTTTAGtcaatggaatttttttattcttgatgGGTGATTAACCAAATAGAACAGAGAAAATAGAGGAAACAAATAGaattctttgtttatttatttaattatttatttttttgtgggtgGTTTAAAAATAGAATTATTGACAAGTAGTCCTAAACTAAATCAAACTTGGCTACTAGTCCTATCATTCTTGAGTgtttaatttaaaactaaagatATAAAGAAGTAGAATATGCAGCTTTGAACTAAACTGAAACTCATGATCCAATTAGACCTGAAACCCAAAGTAAAACTCGTCTATAAAAATGAACTCCCAAATacagaaaacaaaatttaaaaaaaaaaaaaaggcaaaaagaaaacaaaaacattcaacaaaatattgaatCAGCAAAAGCTAGTCGTTACAGTGTTTCTCCATTATAAGCTTCAAGAAGATATGTACTCAATTTGGAAAAGCTTGAAGAGATTCAAACGGATCAACCTGTAAACGACCCCATATCAAGCTTAATCTGCTAAGGTTTGAGAACTGAAATATTATCAGGGAGAAAGGGAAAAAGGCAATTGgcgaatttgataattttataaatgaaaGAGGAAAACGAAACGACGCTGTTCATAGAGATTCAATGGGGTCGACGTCGTTTTGGAGTAGGATATCTCGAATGTCTACTCTAATTAATTACGTGCATTGTTTCCATAAGGATAAGCCATTTATGTAATAccgatattattattattattattattattattattattattgttttgtccATAATACGGATATTATTGAGCACTGTGTTTGTTAGTGTTAGTTTCTCTTTGGTCCAatactggttttttttttttttttttttttttaaattaatttggcaTGACCAATTTCAAGGTCCTAATTAAGTCAACATGAAAAGCAATATTCCAAGAACTATAATAGAAATTCATCCAACCACACTTAAAAACGACATCGTAATAGGCTTCAAACCAGGTAATTCATTCAGTTttattaagcaaagaaagctcCACTTTATATTTACATAACATTTTGTGCTgcgaaaaaacaaagaaactacAACAAATCGAAAAAGACGAAGTAAAACAATAAAGCAAAGGATAAAACCCAAGGCTGAAACATTAATGCAATATGAACAAAATGTATCATGAAATGCTAACACTAGCTACTACCAAAAGGAGATTACAATTTCCATATGCCTTTGACGATCAAGAACAAGAATTACCAAAATCAAACCCATGTCTGATTCTGTATCAGCAATGATGTGACGCCCCATCGACCCTCTGGATGATTATGGACTCTCGCTGTATCAGTTCCACATAATACAGATCGTCCGTTCTCCTAAACAAGGCGTGGATTCCAACAAGCGCAGAACCAATCAAGATCGAAACCAAGACATTGAGCCAGAAACCGGTAGAGATCAGAGCAAAAAGTGTGAGGACCCAAAAAACAGCCAAGAACCCGCGGCAATCGACATTGCAGTTTATGAGCTCAATTGGATCGTCGTTACAGCAGTAACCGACCAACCAGCCAAAGAAGAAGATGGTGAAGACGACGATGGCGAGGGGGTTCCATAAGAGGCTGGTGAAGAGGATAAAGAGGATGACGATGGAGTAACTGAAGCGGAAGTAGTAAAGGTTGTGCTTCACACGCATTATGGCTTTGCCAAAGGTGCTGGGACAGTTGAAGAACTCCAGCAAATGCGCGTCTTGATCTTGCGCCAGAGACAACGCCATGGCATTCCAGCTGGTCGAAGCCATTTAGTTGATGATGAAATGTAACAAAAaacctagagagagagagagagagagagagagagagagagctttttgttttttatgtgtCAGTGCTGGCATATTCTGAAATTTATAGGACTATAGGAGGGAAGGAGAAAAGAAGTACGCGATTAAAAGAGGTCGATGATGCcgttttgtttttcaataaatCTGAGGTCGTTTCAATGATGGCTTTTTCCCCAAACTTTTTCAGAGTATCTTTGACAGTGTgacaaacttttatttttatttttattttttcagttatTTACTCTAAAGCTTTATAAATAATAACCCTTTAAACtgtaaaattttacatattattaGAGTGCATCAGAGAGCAAAGGATCCAGGTGAGCATTTTAGTTAAAACAAGTTGCATGTATCGTTTTGTTAATCAGTTGCTGAATGCTGATGCGTAAAATTAGTTACAGAAGTGTAAGTTTCTGTTAGGCTCCACTGAGCTGTGCACTTGTATAGGTAGATGAGTAGTTGTATAATCTTCGCAATTTGGACAAAGTATCATAATTATTTACCAAGGCAAATTTGTACTTAATTACAAAAAAGTAATTTGCAGAAATCCATAATAATTCaacaatattttaattactatataCTTGTAATAAtattcctcttctttcttttaattttacgaGGTACTAACATTATAAACTAACTTTTACgtattttaatctttaattttataaataatcctttaaattgttaaaaattatatatgtgtatgtatatatatatatatgatagaataaaaattagatgGATTCGAAACTTCATGATTCTAGATACAAAAATATATCACATCAAATAGATTTCACTATAAActccatatttttttatgtttggaGACCACATAATTTTGAGACCATCTGATTTTTTGCTTATATGATGAGATTGTATCAAATAGTTAAGCATCAACGTCGGCATCTTACTACAACAAGTTGTATATATGTTTGTTAATCAGTTGCTTATATGTACAGTTCGTTAGAGAAGATATAACTGTATTACTTATAGTGCTTGTGCTGTATAAGTAACTGCTCAGAGTATTTGGTAATCTTTACTTCTTTACATTTTGGAcgaaatttcaaatatcaccaaGAATTATTTACGAAGTCAAAACTGTCCTTAAAAATTGAGTGCATCTTTCACAAGCGGAACACCAGTCAATATCGATACCAAAGAATTGAGCCAGAGACCAATGACGACGCCGTTTATTGATTGATTCATTAATGTAGAGTCGACATCGTTCCAATATATATTCGAGCACTGTACGTGTTAAGAGtatttttgtcaggacccgtccagaattccttccccggaaccctagacagccctgatcccagggaaaccctaccggaccctccaaaggaaaatccgacagtgcctcccctaagggatttactcaccacaaattacctgcactgaaaacacacttctaaaaacatccccttattcctcccacaaactacaaactgattccacaaattccagcacttctcaaagcaacaacagtccagtgcataaataaaacagaagtattccaatagtatacagagctttaagaagtgctaaacaacagaaatacaacaaggctgaaaagaaataatacactgaaatgaaagagtacaaagaaacttctcgaaacacaacagcagcggaaaacttggctcgctccggaagaacgtctaccaccacttgcacctaagggaacggaatttaagagtgtgagatgctaatcatctccgtgagtaacccgaactactgaacaccttttgataataataataaaataataacaattaaggagtggaacaaataccaacaattaataataaataataataacctttggaaaataatgatttccctcaaaactctcaccaatcgctccgtttgaaatgttccctttttaaaaccttttcgcaaaacccaatgtgcatacctcccaaaaaccaagggattaaataatttaacaacaacaattaaataaatacataccccaaatatataataaaaatataataaattataataaataaattttgaacacctttggggtttaaaccattatttgcaattacaccgacaattacacctgacgcaccacaccatataccggtgatgccctccgatacccagcgtcccgagcaccgactggcgggaggttaaagagagaaacctgcagtggtcacttcggcgtcccgacagtaccgactgctaaaaaccatcacccggccaaggaggggggcggttgtgcgcaacaataaccttgcctgcccacggtccaatggcaactcacgggtgaagtaataaccgcacgctaaaccatataataaccgcgtgctaaaccacgtgtccatacaccatacaccagaacaccaatactgtatgagtgcgtctaaaaataaacataaacaaccaaccgtaccgtttttccaaaaaccaccgtgggaagtataccaaaatttcacaaaacaccatcccacatattttatccaatcacccggtacgaaacagcgataacaacaaaccacaattttctcgaaatacaaaatgcaaccataaaaataccgcgggcataatttataaaatttaaccaaatattttcacaaaatatttaacccaattatgcccgagaaatcacatttgaaaccacgtaaaattaataccgaaacataccttgctcatgcataacaaataaattaaattaaaccgcattaaaaccataattaaaccacaccacatgagcgtaattaaatactaaattaaataccaattaaatttaattaattgcccaaaataatttttgaaggtgggtcactcacctggagagcgcaaatcaactaagatcctcctcgggatccactccactactcgcgcgtgcacctaaacaaccacagtgcacaaaccaaaaatattaatattttattcgggtaattcccaaatggatacccggggagcgaacaccaagcgacatctaagggttacgagttatataccgaatcgaagctcgcgtgatgaggatcacggattcggtcttactttccggtgatcgaacccgacggggtcggaatctcgccggaaagcttttcgagtttcgactccgcaattctcccaaaccgtcgcgaattggcagaaacggaagtcggatttggattcaggaggtcgaacactgcggactggagctggccggaattttcgggtactcgccggaacagtaatttccggcgggccgccacgtcaccggcaaccgtcaccggaacagtattttccggcggtggccgttggctgtgaaattttgcagatttgtagatcgtgaggagagcaatccaacgggaccgacggtgagcaaaacggaggtcggacagcggagaaatcaccgtttgaagattttcgacccctcgccggaaaacgctccgatcccggcgcgtcggtggtccgatggccgtgattttgggtgggtaggccggacttgaggagaggatcaaggctgtcaggcgcgtgtggccggaaagtggccggaacagtgccgattcgcggtggccggcggtggaggggaaaaatcgccgccaaacttcgga includes:
- the LOC107410396 gene encoding PRA1 family protein F3 — protein: MASTSWNAMALSLAQDQDAHLLEFFNCPSTFGKAIMRVKHNLYYFRFSYSIVILFILFTSLLWNPLAIVVFTIFFFGWLVGYCCNDDPIELINCNVDCRGFLAVFWVLTLFALISTGFWLNVLVSILIGSALVGIHALFRRTDDLYYVELIQRESIIIQRVDGASHHC